In one window of Williamwhitmania taraxaci DNA:
- a CDS encoding geranylgeranylglyceryl/heptaprenylglyceryl phosphate synthase gives MNVINHILNGISFRKQIALLIDPEEHTVASAENMAREATEAHIDFVFVGGSYVSSDLTSIVDAIKRITSIPVLLFPGSPLQVVPNADALLFLSLISGRNPDYLIGNQVLSAGLIRKSRLEVIPVGYMLIDGGSVTSVQYVSNSLPIPADKPELAVATALAGEMLGLKMLYLEAGSGAKNPVPASLIAAVRNAVKLPIIVGGGLRDEVAVSAALAAGADIVVVGNAAENDLGVIARLAQVVHSH, from the coding sequence TTGAACGTAATTAATCACATTCTAAATGGGATTTCCTTCCGGAAGCAAATTGCGCTGCTTATCGATCCGGAGGAGCATACAGTTGCTTCGGCCGAAAACATGGCTAGAGAGGCCACTGAGGCTCATATCGATTTTGTTTTTGTGGGCGGAAGCTATGTTTCTAGCGATCTAACCTCCATTGTTGATGCAATAAAGCGAATCACCTCTATTCCTGTGCTGCTGTTCCCTGGAAGCCCCTTGCAGGTTGTCCCCAACGCTGATGCATTGTTGTTCCTGTCGCTCATATCGGGTAGAAACCCTGATTATTTAATAGGAAATCAGGTTTTATCGGCAGGGCTTATTCGAAAATCGAGGCTCGAAGTTATTCCGGTGGGATACATGCTGATTGACGGAGGTTCGGTTACCAGCGTGCAGTATGTGAGCAATTCCCTGCCTATTCCGGCCGATAAGCCCGAGTTGGCCGTAGCCACCGCGCTGGCCGGTGAGATGCTTGGGCTAAAGATGCTTTACCTCGAAGCGGGCAGTGGTGCCAAAAATCCAGTGCCTGCAAGCCTAATTGCTGCCGTTCGAAACGCAGTGAAGTTGCCCATTATAGTGGGCGGTGGTTTACGCGATGAAGTGGCCGTTTCTGCTGCATTAGCGGCTGGTGCTGACATTGTGGTAGTGGGCAATGCTGCCGAAAACGACCTCGGCGTTATTGCCAGATTGGCCCAGGTGGTTCATTCCCACTAA
- a CDS encoding single-stranded DNA-binding protein, whose product MSLNKVMLIGNVGKDPEIRSANGVQVASFPIATTEVFSSKAGQRQEHTEWHNIVVWRGLADVVEKYVKKGTPLYVEGRIRNRSYDGKDGVKHYITEILCDNLRLLGRKEATNGAPTQEYAAPKSPDVSQEPPSDADDLPF is encoded by the coding sequence ATGTCGTTAAACAAAGTCATGCTGATTGGGAATGTGGGTAAAGACCCAGAAATCAGGAGCGCTAATGGAGTTCAGGTAGCAAGTTTCCCTATAGCTACCACTGAAGTTTTTTCGTCAAAAGCCGGGCAGCGGCAGGAACACACCGAATGGCACAACATTGTGGTTTGGCGTGGTTTGGCCGACGTCGTTGAGAAGTATGTGAAAAAGGGAACTCCTCTCTATGTCGAGGGCCGGATTCGCAACCGCTCGTACGATGGCAAAGATGGCGTAAAGCACTACATTACCGAAATTTTGTGTGACAACTTAAGGTTGCTTGGTCGAAAAGAGGCAACCAACGGAGCGCCCACACAAGAGTATGCTGCCCCAAAATCGCCGGATGTATCACAGGAACCACCTTCCGATGCTGATGATTTGCCATTCTAG
- a CDS encoding HU family DNA-binding protein, whose protein sequence is MTKADVVNEISKNTGIEKITVQKTVEAFMESIKDSLVKEKNVYLRGFGSFIVKKRAQKTARNISKNTTIIIPEHFIPSFKPAKSFVSKVKSHVKK, encoded by the coding sequence ATGACAAAGGCAGATGTTGTAAACGAAATCTCGAAGAACACCGGCATCGAGAAGATTACAGTTCAAAAGACTGTTGAAGCTTTCATGGAGTCAATCAAGGATTCTCTTGTGAAAGAAAAGAATGTTTATCTACGTGGTTTTGGTAGCTTTATCGTAAAGAAAAGAGCCCAAAAGACAGCAAGAAACATTTCAAAGAACACCACAATCATTATCCCAGAACACTTCATTCCTTCCTTTAAACCTGCTAAGAGCTTTGTCTCGAAGGTGAAAAGTCATGTAAAGAAGTAG
- the gldE gene encoding gliding motility-associated protein GldE: MEIGVPLVAQGFFAEIIVHPLTISSIIGLLFLGFLLIFSALVSGSESAYFSLSSTEIARIRKAKTGSSGYAIKLLSEPNMLLSTVLIANNMINVGIVVLSTFLTSEIFDFSAAPVLGYFIQVVLITFLILLFGEILPKVYATHRPVPMVHFMSRPLFVVQQIVKPLGHLLIFMAKRVNRHFSLRKKNISLNDLSDAIDITVTKNPEDRKILKGIVKLVNIEARDIMTPRMDVVALDYTASFKEVLDVVMESGLSRIPVFSESFDNVKGILYVKDILSHIQKDEKFRWQFLIRKPYFVPEHKKSNDLLEEFQTRKNHMAIVVDEFGGTCGIVTLEDILEEIVGEISDESDQEEILFHQIDDVTYMFEGKILLNDFCKVFNENVETLDEVRGEADTLAGLILEMKGEMPRKNDTLTFRHFEFLIDMVDSRRIKKIRVVVKPKQSRNDQNEEVAD; this comes from the coding sequence TTGGAAATAGGTGTCCCTTTGGTTGCCCAAGGCTTCTTTGCTGAAATAATTGTGCATCCGCTTACGATCTCTTCTATTATAGGACTCCTCTTTCTTGGATTTCTGTTGATCTTTTCTGCTTTGGTTTCTGGGTCTGAATCGGCATATTTTTCGCTGTCTAGCACCGAAATAGCCCGTATCAGAAAGGCTAAGACCGGAAGTTCTGGCTATGCTATAAAGTTGCTCTCCGAACCCAATATGCTTCTAAGCACTGTGCTTATAGCCAATAATATGATTAACGTCGGTATTGTTGTTTTGAGCACGTTCCTTACATCCGAAATCTTCGATTTTTCGGCAGCACCTGTTCTTGGCTACTTTATTCAGGTAGTGTTGATTACTTTTTTAATTCTCCTTTTCGGGGAAATCCTGCCAAAGGTCTACGCAACTCACAGACCGGTGCCGATGGTTCATTTTATGTCTCGCCCCTTGTTTGTGGTTCAGCAAATAGTAAAACCTCTTGGGCATCTTCTTATTTTCATGGCTAAGCGTGTAAATAGGCACTTTTCTTTGCGCAAAAAAAATATATCCCTCAATGACCTATCCGATGCCATTGATATTACGGTTACCAAAAATCCTGAAGATCGAAAAATTCTGAAGGGGATTGTGAAACTCGTAAATATTGAGGCCAGAGATATAATGACTCCCCGCATGGATGTGGTGGCATTGGATTATACCGCTAGTTTTAAGGAAGTTCTTGATGTCGTGATGGAGTCTGGATTGTCTCGTATTCCTGTCTTTTCCGAATCGTTCGATAATGTTAAGGGAATTCTTTACGTAAAAGACATCTTGTCGCATATTCAAAAGGATGAGAAATTTCGTTGGCAATTCCTTATTCGCAAACCGTACTTTGTGCCAGAGCATAAAAAATCCAATGATCTGTTAGAGGAATTTCAAACGCGCAAGAATCATATGGCGATTGTGGTGGATGAATTTGGTGGTACGTGTGGAATTGTAACATTGGAGGATATATTAGAGGAAATTGTGGGTGAAATATCAGACGAGTCGGACCAAGAGGAAATTCTTTTTCACCAAATAGATGACGTTACCTATATGTTTGAGGGAAAAATTCTCCTAAACGATTTTTGCAAGGTCTTCAATGAGAACGTGGAAACTCTTGATGAGGTAAGAGGTGAAGCAGATACACTTGCTGGCCTAATCCTCGAAATGAAGGGTGAGATGCCTCGAAAGAATGATACTTTAACCTTCCGGCACTTTGAGTTTTTGATAGATATGGTGGACAGCCGACGCATTAAGAAAATTAGAGTGGTAGTAAAACCTAAACAATCAAGAAATGATCAAAATGAGGAGGTTGCTGATTAG
- the mutY gene encoding A/G-specific adenine glycosylase: MIFVLMFFCLMKFSNALIEWYHPNKRDLPWRDTKNPYFIWISEIILQQTRVQQGLGYYMRFIEAFPTIESLANAPLEKVLKCWQGLGYYTRARNIHLTAKFVVDEYNGVLPNTYAGLLKLRGIGDYTAAAIASFAFDEPVAAIDGNVYRIYARVFGIYAPIDKGVGKKIVREIATAEFDLKQPATFNQAIMDLGGQVCLPKNPLCESCPIKAICYAFKCGEVASLPVKALKTKVRDRYFYYILIRYGIFTYISQRKDKDIWHSLFEFPLIESYHALQPEEVMLTSDWVDICGNGRVEVTYISDEQKHLLSHQHLFSRFFIVEVEKPSYLLLRDYTKVLINDMEEFSTPRLIERFLAAEPAAKYFIKGVDF; the protein is encoded by the coding sequence TTGATTTTCGTACTGATGTTTTTTTGTTTGATGAAGTTTTCTAATGCTCTGATTGAATGGTATCACCCAAATAAAAGGGATTTACCATGGCGTGACACCAAAAATCCATACTTTATTTGGATATCCGAAATTATTTTACAGCAGACTCGTGTCCAGCAAGGGTTGGGGTATTACATGCGCTTCATCGAGGCCTTTCCTACCATAGAAAGTCTTGCCAATGCGCCACTCGAAAAAGTGTTAAAGTGTTGGCAAGGACTTGGTTACTATACTCGAGCACGAAACATCCACCTTACGGCTAAGTTCGTTGTGGACGAATATAATGGAGTTCTTCCGAATACTTATGCTGGTTTACTTAAACTGCGAGGGATTGGGGATTATACTGCTGCGGCAATTGCCTCTTTTGCATTTGACGAACCTGTGGCGGCTATCGATGGCAACGTATACCGTATATATGCACGAGTATTTGGGATTTATGCGCCTATCGATAAGGGAGTTGGGAAGAAAATAGTAAGAGAGATTGCCACTGCCGAGTTTGATCTTAAACAGCCAGCTACTTTTAATCAGGCAATTATGGATTTAGGGGGACAGGTATGCCTGCCGAAAAATCCGCTTTGTGAATCTTGCCCAATCAAAGCAATATGCTATGCGTTTAAATGTGGTGAAGTAGCGAGCTTGCCTGTAAAAGCATTAAAAACCAAGGTCAGGGATCGATACTTTTATTATATACTGATACGTTACGGCATTTTCACCTACATTAGTCAGCGTAAAGACAAGGACATATGGCATAGTCTTTTCGAATTTCCCTTGATTGAGAGTTATCACGCGCTTCAGCCAGAGGAGGTTATGCTAACTAGTGATTGGGTTGATATTTGTGGTAATGGACGGGTTGAGGTTACCTATATTTCGGATGAGCAAAAGCATTTATTAAGTCATCAGCATCTTTTTTCTCGTTTCTTTATAGTTGAGGTCGAAAAACCATCCTATTTACTGCTGCGTGATTACACCAAGGTTCTCATTAATGACATGGAAGAGTTCTCTACACCCCGCTTGATAGAGCGTTTCTTAGCAGCAGAGCCTGCCGCTAAATATTTTATTAAAGGGGTTGATTTTTAG
- a CDS encoding 4'-phosphopantetheinyl transferase family protein has translation MGLVFNGSLLADAHLWLWRIEEEESFFLDKLNLSAADQLLLATFSATSRRLEWLASRFVLQQAFGNEVYISYNAENKPMLNGVLGHISISHSHQMVGVLYHPVFSVGLDVERVSARPTKVIHRFLDDNEQLLVAKDDACEAITRAWCSKEALFKLMGQHCFTLKDDFKLTTALQPSSDEAVFFLKPLGVPQQVFFHKVDDYIVALTINQNSKH, from the coding sequence ATGGGGCTAGTCTTCAATGGCAGCTTACTTGCCGATGCGCACCTTTGGCTATGGCGAATTGAGGAGGAAGAATCTTTCTTTCTTGATAAACTTAATTTATCTGCTGCCGACCAGCTTCTTTTGGCAACGTTTAGTGCTACTAGCCGGAGGCTGGAGTGGTTGGCATCTCGTTTTGTTTTACAGCAGGCGTTTGGGAACGAGGTTTATATTAGCTACAATGCCGAGAATAAACCTATGCTGAATGGAGTTTTAGGGCATATTAGTATTAGCCATTCGCATCAAATGGTTGGTGTTCTTTACCATCCTGTTTTTTCCGTTGGCTTAGATGTGGAGCGTGTTTCGGCACGACCAACAAAGGTAATACATCGCTTTTTGGATGACAACGAACAACTGCTAGTTGCAAAGGACGATGCGTGCGAAGCTATAACAAGAGCGTGGTGTTCCAAAGAGGCTCTTTTTAAACTTATGGGGCAGCATTGCTTCACCTTAAAGGACGATTTTAAGCTTACAACGGCATTGCAACCATCTTCGGATGAAGCTGTTTTTTTTCTAAAACCGCTTGGCGTTCCCCAGCAGGTGTTTTTTCATAAGGTTGACGATTATATAGTAGCACTCACCATTAATCAAAACAGTAAGCATTGA
- the gldD gene encoding gliding motility lipoprotein GldD translates to MIKMRRLLISMFVIGFLCACNEDYIPKPRGYFRIDLPTKSYRTFDSTGFPYRFDYPTTASIFPDKGRVTEPYWINLVVPELKATIYLSYKSLKNEKISALLEDSHALLYKQSAKAESIEESAISIPDRKIYGLLFDVGGNAASPVQFYITDSTNHFLRGALYFYTVPNKDSLAPVKAYMREDILKLIDSFHWKK, encoded by the coding sequence ATGATCAAAATGAGGAGGTTGCTGATTAGCATGTTCGTAATTGGTTTTTTGTGCGCCTGTAACGAAGACTATATACCAAAACCTAGGGGCTATTTTCGCATCGACTTGCCTACCAAATCCTATAGAACATTTGATTCAACGGGTTTTCCATACCGTTTTGATTATCCCACAACTGCTTCAATATTTCCAGATAAAGGGAGGGTTACCGAACCTTACTGGATCAATTTGGTTGTTCCCGAACTCAAGGCTACTATTTATCTGAGCTATAAATCGCTCAAGAATGAAAAGATAAGCGCCCTTTTAGAGGACTCGCATGCCCTGCTATACAAACAATCGGCTAAGGCTGAATCGATAGAAGAGAGTGCTATTAGCATTCCTGATCGTAAAATTTACGGCTTGCTTTTCGATGTTGGCGGTAATGCTGCCTCTCCGGTGCAGTTTTATATTACCGATAGCACGAACCACTTCCTTCGCGGCGCACTTTACTTCTATACGGTTCCGAACAAGGATTCGTTGGCTCCAGTAAAAGCCTATATGCGAGAGGATATTCTTAAACTCATCGATTCATTTCATTGGAAAAAGTAA